A segment of the Bacteroidia bacterium genome:
ATGTATATTCCCCCAAGCAGGAGTAACGTAGAAAGTAGAAACGGCTATCAAAGTGGTTTGAGGTATAGCTTGAATATGTCCAATAGCGGTATGTAAGTGTTTATGTTTATTGCCTATATTGCTGCCCAAGCCAATGAAAACCTGTTTCACGTTTCAAAAGTATAAAAAAGTAGGAGGTTAGTTTACTTTTTCTTAATGTATTTTTCATAAAATTCCATTACGCGGGGATTTACTGTAATTTTTTGTGCTTGTACAGGGGCTAGCAAGCAAAGTCCTGACAAGCTTTTTACCCTACTTAGCGCTACATATACTTGTCCATCTGCAAAAGCCGAAGATACATCTATATTTGCTTTTTGAAAGGTCATACCTTGGCTTTTATGTACAGTAATGGCATAAGCAAGTTTGAGGGGATATTGGCTGTATGTTCCTAATACAGTAGCGACAATTTTTTTTTCAATTTTATCATTCTCTTTTGTTTCTGCATACTCATACTTAACATTTTCCCATACCTCTTTTTCCACGATAACCAAACGGTTTGAGCTGCTTTCTTCATCTTTGATGCTTACTACAATGTTATTTTCGTCTAAGTACTCTACTCGCCCTATGGTCCCATTTTGCCAGCCTGTATTAGCAATAATTTCGTAGGGTTCTTCCCCCTCATCGCAATCGGTTTTATATAAAAGATTAAGAGCCATACGTTTATTTCTTAAAAACATTACTTTTGCACCGACCTTAAGTTCTAATTCCATAGGAGCAGGGAGGTTAGTCAAAGGAAATTGACCTTGAATAATCCCACGATAAACATAGCTTTTTCCATTAAGTTGAGCAATACCTGTTTTATTAAAATGCTCTACATCTTGGTTTTTTGTCAGTATGTTTATGCTATCATCGTTAAAATTTATTTTGAAATCAGGCTGATAGCGTTGATTAAGCTTATCTAAGTGGGGATCATTAAAAAAACGTACATCAGCTATGCGTATTTTGTTAAGAATATCTGCAAATTCTTTATCCTTTTGTCTGTGGATAGTTTGAAGTTCAAACACTTCTATATGTTGTTTTTTAAATACTTGTGCTTCAAAAAAATACGGACTAGGATAACGTTTTTTGAATTTTTCTAATAAATCTTTCTGTTCCTCTTGTTTATCTGGTAGTACAGGTGGCAATTGAAATACATCGCCAAAAAATATCATTTTTTTACCCCCAAAAGGAATACAGCCTTTAGTGGTGTTCAAGCGCAGGTAAGTATCTATCGCGTCTAAGATATCTGCACGTACCATAGAAATTTCATCAATGACAATGACTTCAACTGTGTTTATGAGCTTGTAGGTAGTAGATTGTTCGTTCAAAGTTGGTATATCTTCCTCTACTACAATACGGAGTGGAAAACCAAAAAATGAGTGTATAGTTTGCCCGCCAATATTGACAGCAGCTATACCTGTTGGTGCTAAAACGACGGTTTTATCTTTTGGAGCGCAATTTTTAATGTAGTACTTTAATAGTGTACTTTTACCTGTACCTGCTTTTCCTGTGATAAATACGCAGTTGTAGATAGGATTAGTTAAGATAGATAGAGCTTGGCTAAATTCAGGTGTAATTTCTATTTCGTCGTTTTCC
Coding sequences within it:
- a CDS encoding AAA family ATPase, translated to MENDEIEITPEFSQALSILTNPIYNCVFITGKAGTGKSTLLKYYIKNCAPKDKTVVLAPTGIAAVNIGGQTIHSFFGFPLRIVVEEDIPTLNEQSTTYKLINTVEVIVIDEISMVRADILDAIDTYLRLNTTKGCIPFGGKKMIFFGDVFQLPPVLPDKQEEQKDLLEKFKKRYPSPYFFEAQVFKKQHIEVFELQTIHRQKDKEFADILNKIRIADVRFFNDPHLDKLNQRYQPDFKINFNDDSINILTKNQDVEHFNKTGIAQLNGKSYVYRGIIQGQFPLTNLPAPMELELKVGAKVMFLRNKRMALNLLYKTDCDEGEEPYEIIANTGWQNGTIGRVEYLDENNIVVSIKDEESSSNRLVIVEKEVWENVKYEYAETKENDKIEKKIVATVLGTYSQYPLKLAYAITVHKSQGMTFQKANIDVSSAFADGQVYVALSRVKSLSGLCLLAPVQAQKITVNPRVMEFYEKYIKKK